The window CGCGGTCGAGGCGATGACCTTCATCCGCCCGGTCAAGGTCGGCGACGTGCTCAGCGTCTACACCTCGGTCAAGTCGGTCGGCCGGACTTCGATGAAGATCCAGGTCGAGGCCTGGGCCAAGCGCTTCCGCACGACGCTCCACGAGAAGGTCACCGATGCGAGCTTCACCTTCGTCGCGATCGACGATGACGGCCGGCCGCGGCCGGTGCCGCCGCTGCCGGCGGGCTGATTTCGGCGCCCCAAATCCTAACGGAATCTGAACCAGCCCGCAGGCCGAGTGATTCAGAAGAATCCGGCAACTTAAGCGTTCTTTAAGCGAACCTCCGCAATTCTGCCGTCGATCGGTCCATCGGGATCGGTCGGCCTGGGGCTGGGAGGTCCTGCATGATCGATCGCCGTCGCATGTCGGCGGACGTGGTCCGGCTCGCGCCGCCGCTCGCACGCGGCACGATCGAGCCGGCGAGCCTTTGCCCCGCATTTTTCCAAGCGCATCCATTTCACGGCTGACCATCGTCGGCCGCCGCCTATCGTTCGTGATCCGCTACCGGCCAGCGCCGCGCTGCCGGACTTGTCTTCAGGAGTACCGCGTCAATGTCGAAGACTGAGAAGCCTGCGCGCCAGAAGGCGTCGCGTGTCGGCATCGCCGCCCGCATCTATGCGGCGCTCGGCGTCCTGACGGTGTTGACGATCGCGGCTTCGCTGGTCGCCTGGTTTTCCTATGGCCGGGTCGGCAGCACGGTCGCCGACATGGTCGAGCGCAAGATGCCGGTGGTCGAGCTGGCGCTTGAACTGTCGCAGGCCGCTACGGCCTCGACGGCGCTGGCGCCGCGCTTCATGGAAGTGCAGACCGTGCGCGAGCGCGCGGCCCTGACCGGCGAATTCGACAAGGTCGAAGCCCGGCAGTTCGACCTGGTGCGCAAGATCGGCGAGCAGGGCAATGTCGATAACAAGAAGGCGCAGTCCGCGCTCGACAACCTCTCGCGCCAGATCAACGACATCAACGACCTGACCGGCGAGCGCCTGCGTGTCGCCTCGGAATCGGCCGCCGCGCTGGAGAAGCTCGGCAAGGCCTATGACGCCTTCGTCAAGGCGGCAAGCGGCGAGGCCGAGCAGGCCAAGTTCGCGGTGACCTTCGGGCTCGACGATCTCGCCGTGCTCTCCGGCGAGGCGCTGACCGGTGCGGTCAAGACGCTGATGGACCGCGACTTCGCCATCTTTGACCTGGCGCGGACGCTGCAGGCCAATGTCAACGAGATGGTCGGCGTGCTGCGCGAGATCGCGCAGATCAACGACAAGGAGAAGCTCGGCCTTGCCCGCGAGCGCTTCAACGGCATCGCCTACCGGCTGCGGACGCTCTTGGCCGACGCCGAGAAGATCACCAGTAACAAGGCGCGGGCCAGCACGGTCGAGGCCCTGATCGCGGTCGGCGAGGGCACCGAAGGTCTTGTCGACATCCGCAATCGCGATATCACCACCCGCGAAGGCATCGCCCGCGGGCTGAAGGAGGTCGATCAGGCGGCGGCTCAACTGCGCCGTGAGGTCGATGCGCTCGTGCAGGGCGCGCGCGGCGAGGCGCAGGCCGCCGTCGTTTCGACGCAGGCACTGATCGAGACAAGCAAGCTCTGGCTCGGCATCATCGGTCTTGGCTCGCTCGTCGTCGCGCTGGCGCTGGCGCTGTTCTATGTCCGGCGCCAGATCGTCGGCCGCCTCAACCGGCTCTGGGCCGCGACCCGGGCGATCGCCGATGGTCAGCTCGAGACTCAGGTCGAGACGAAGGGCAACGACGAGATCGCCGACATCTCGAAGAGCGTGCTGCTCTTCCGCGACAATGCGGTGGCGCTGCGCGCCGCCGAGCTCGCCAAGGTCGAGGACGAGGAGCGCGCCCGCGAGCAGCGTCAGCAGATGATGGCGGAGCTTGGCGAGGCCTTCGGCGTGGTCGTCGCGGCGGCCGCCCAGGGTGATTTCAGCCGGCGCGTCGACGCCAACTTCGCCGATGCCGAGCTCAACGCGCTCGCCGGTTCGGTGAACGAGCTGCTCGAGACCGTCCAGGCCGGCTTGTCCGAGACCTGCGAGGTCCTCGGCCATCTTTCCGACGGCCGCCTGGTCGCCCGCGTCGAGGGCCGCTACCAGGGCGCCTTCGCCGAGCTGAAGAACGGCACCAACAGCCTCGCCGGCGAGTTCGAGAGCACGCTGGCGCGCCTGTCGGAGACCGTCTCGGCCGTGCGCAGCGCGACCAGCGAGATCCTCGACGGCGTCACCGACCTTGCCGAGCGCACCAGCGAAGAGAGCAACGCCGTCTCGGTAGCGACCAACCAGCTCGGCGCCTTCGCCAGCAATGTCCAGAAGACCGCCAAGGACGCCGCCCAGGCGGTCGGCATGGCCCAGAGCGCCGAGGAGCGCGCCCAGCAGGGCGAGCAGGTCGTCGCATCGGCGCTGGAAGCGATGCACCGCATCCGCGTCTCCTCCAGCAAGATCTCGGAAGTGATCTCGATGATCGACGAGATCGCCTTCCAGACCAATCTCCTGGCGCTCAACGCGGCGGTTGAAGCTGCTCGCGCCGGCGACGCCGGCAAGGGCTTCGCCGTCGTCGCCAGCGAGGTGCGCAGCCTCGCCAAGCGCTCGGCCGACGCCTCGAACGACGTCAAGAAGCTGGTCGAGGCGGCCCATGGCGACGTCAAGGTCGGCGTCGGCCTGGTCGAGCAGAGCTCAGCCGTGTTCGGCAGCATCCTGACCTCGGTCAACGATCTCTCGGCACTGATGAACGGCATCTCGCAGACCGCTCGCGGCCAGGCGACCGATGTCTCGACGATCAACCGCGAGATCGACGGCATCGGCACCATGGCGCACCAGAACGCCGCACTGGTCGAGGAGACCAATGCCGCGCTCGCTCTCACCGACGAGCAGACCCGCTCACTCACCGAGCACATCTCCCGCTTCAGCTTCCGCGAGGGCGGGGCAGCCGAGCACGAACACGAGCAGGCGAGAGCGGCCTGAGCCGCATCGTCGAAGACGGGTTCACCAGAACGCCGCCGCTCTCATCGAGCGGCGGCGTTTTTCATGTGCTGCCGGCCGTCACCTCACGCCGGCATGACGGGAAGGTGATGGCCCGGCCGATGGACTTCGCCGGCGGTCGCTCCTTAGATGGGACAGACAAGACGATGCGTCGGGCGGGGATGCCTGTGGCTGCTCCCCGGGCCATGCCGCCCAAAAGTCTTTCCTGACGTCAGATGCAATGGCGAGGATCAGATCATGACCGTGACGATCATCCATCCCAACCGCCGGATCCTGCTCCTTGGTGCAGCGGCTGCCGGCGTCGTCGGCCTGCTGCCGCGCCATCTTGCTTCCGCGAGTGCGCAGACCGGCGCCCATGCTCCGACCGAGACGATGCGCGGCGGCGCCAATAACTACATTCCGAACGCGCCTTTGGTCGAAAACCTCGGAACCGGCTTCGTCGCCTCGGGGCTCGTCCGGAAAGCCGGTAGCGGCGAGCCGCTGCGCAATCTCCGCATCCAGATCTGGGCGGCGACCGATCGTGGCGGCGAGCGCGAGCCGAGCAATCGCGGCAGTGTCATGACCGACGCGAACGGCCGCTATCGGTTCGATATCTCGCCGATCGTTCCGCAGTTCGGCCAGCCGCACATCCATATCGCCTATGATGATCCCGGCTTTGCGACCCTGTTCCTGCGGCCGGTGCTGAACAGCCGCCACGACAAGAGCATGGCCGTCGACTTCGTCCTCGCTCCCCCGGCGGGCAATGCCGGCAAGTCGAGCTGACAAGGGCCGGCGGAGCATCGCCTGGCTGGCGATCGCGGCCGTCGCCACCATACCCGTGGTTGCGGCGGGGCTAAGCCCGCTCCAGCGCGGCCGCGAGCTTCTCTGGGTCATCGGCGGCATGGCCGGCGTCGTGGCGCTCAGCCTGCTGTTCGTGCAGCCGCTGCTGACCGCGACCGCTCCGGTGCTGCTGCCCGCCGCGCGCGGCTTGCGCTGGCATCGCTGGGGCGGAATCGCGATCGTCGCCGCAGTCGCGCTGCATATCGGGGCGCTTTACGCCTATAGCCCCGAGGATGTGATGGATGCGCTGCTCTTGGTCGCGCCGACGCCGTTCTCGCTCTACGGCGTGATCAGCCTGTGGTGCCTCGTCCTCACCGCCATCCTCGCCGCGACGCGCCGGCACTTGCGCTTCTCCCATCGGAACTGGCGCATCGCCCACAGCGTGCTGGCCGTGGCGATCGTCAGCGCAGGGGCGGTTCACGCAGTCCTGATCGAAGGGGCGATGGAAGATATCTCGAAGCTCGCGATCTGCATTGCCGCGCTGGCTGCGACCACGGTCGGCGCGCTCGAGATCAATGTCCTCGGCCCGTTGCGCCGGCGCCGCAATCTGCTGCGGGCCTAGCTCGGCGCATTTTTGCCGATGGCGTGAGCGTTACCGGACCGGTGCGTTCCACGCTCGCGGCAAAGCCGTTGCGCGCCTGACCGCCCGGATGCTAGGCGTGCTGCGGGCCGGTAGCTCAATGGTTAGAGCTCGCTGCTCATAACAGCGCCGGTGCCGGTTCGAGTCCGGCCCGGCCCACCATTCAAATTGCTAAGCATCTGATATCCCTCTGTCTTTTGAGATCATTCCCGCACCGGATTTCAAGGTGCGGGAATAGGATGTTCTAATCCTGTCCCGGTAGGAGCTTCGAAGCGGCGTGCTTCGCCAGTCGTTCGCGATTGGCTTTCCGGGTGTAGAGCGACGCCATCCGGCCTCCGCGCCACCCGAAAATGGCCTCCAGCTCGCTTTCTGAAGCGCCTTGTTCGGCCGCCCTGGTGGCACCCGCCTTGCGCAGGCCGTGGGCGCTACCCTTGACGTTGGTTTTTCGGCAAACGTCGCCGAACCAGTTGCCGAAGCTCTCCTTCGTAAAGCCTCGACCGTGTTCGCCGATGATGTAAGTCAGGTCGCCAGTGGGCGCGGCCGCAATTGAATCCTTGAGTGGCTGGAGCACCGGAATGACGACGGTCTCGCCGGTCTTCTCGGTCTTGATCGTGATGATGCCGTTGCGCACATGCTGCCGCCCGAGCTGGCAGGCGTCGCCGCGGCGCAGGCCGGTGTACAACAGGATATCGTAGGCCAGACGCTCGCGCGTTCCGGTGGCCCACTTCTCCTCAAATGCGTCGCACTCGGCTTGCGTCCAAGCGTGATGGCCATCCGTGCGCGGTCGCGGGGACTTCACGCCCTGCGTCGGGTCGGCAGAGACGTAATCCCCTGGCGGATGATGGTCAGTTCGCACAGCACGGACTATCGCGCCCGCTCGCTGCACAGCACGGATCTTAAGAACTGGACGTGGGATGTAGCCCCCGCAGAGGGGACGTTGCCGCTAGGCCCGCTCGGGAGTTTCGACGACAAAGCCACGGCCTATCCAGCCTGCGTCCGCGTCGGCAATACCTACCACTGCTACTACACGGGCAATGGATATGGGCACGTCAATTTTGGGCCGACCGGCATCGGCTATTGTACCGCTTCGGCGGTCTAAGAAGGCTCGCATCTGCATACAATATTTTTAACCTGGAACCAGCATGCCTACTGGTCATCGCGTGGTTGCAACGTATAAAGCGGGTTGTGCAACCGAGGGGCAGTAATGCGGCGGGGTCACATCCCGGAATTGGATGGCGTGCGTGGTCTCGCCTGCCTTCTGGTCATCTTTCTGCACGTCGTTATTGCGCCGCTTCCGCTGTCACCGGGGAGCTGGTTTGATCTCGCCCGGTTTCGCATCCAGCCCTTTCTCATCGGGGGCGTCGACCTGTTCTTCATCCTGTCCGGATTCCTGATTGCCGGAATTCTGATGGATAGCCGCTCATCGCCGAATTATTTCCGCTCGTTTTGGCTCGCGCGAGCATCGCGGATTTTCCCGGTTTATTACCTGATGATCGCATTCTCGCTCGTCATGAACTGGGTCAACGCGAACTATCCTTCGGTAACGGCTCATCTCGTGGGCCATGCGACGTTGTCGATCTGGTATTATGTTGCATTTGTGCAGAACTTTGCTCTGGCGCTCTTGCCGGGCGGACGAGCTTCCCTAGGGGTTACCTGGTCTCTGGCTATCGAAGAGCAGTTCTACTTGGTACTGCCGTTCCTGGTGCTACTGTTTCGGCGCCGGGCGCTCGTGGCTCTGGCGATTGGTATCATTCTCGCGACGCCTGTCATTCGGGCGTGGGTGGTTCAGAGCGTCAATTGGAACGCAGGCTATATCATCACTGTTTGCCGTCTCGACGCTTTGATGATGGGCTTTCTGGTTGCGTGCATTGTGCGGCACGATCGATCTCTGGATTTGGCGAGGCGAGCGCAGTGGTCGCTGAACTGGCTCGCAGTCTTCCTTATCGTGCTGCAGCTCGCCGATTTTTGGGGTGCGGTTGGCCAAATTTTGGAGCGTTCCGGTAATTCGACGGTCGCGCTGGTCCTTATCTGCGCTCAGTACCCTCTGATAAATCTCGCGATGGCGTGCTTGCTGCTGAACGTCTTCACGCGCGAGGCGGGGCCGTTGCGCTGGGTGTTCAAGACAAAAATACTCATGACGGCCGGCTTAGTCTCGTACGGCGCCTACATGTACCATCAGGTCGTCAACAATGCGCTTTGGGGCTTGCTCTATGGCACGGGGCCTTCTTTCAAGGGCTGGCATCATATCTACATGCCGGTCTTAGTGCTGATGATCACCGCCGTGATCTCGTGGCTTTCCCTACGCTATTTCGAGATGCCTGTGCGCCGCTGGGCCAAGGAGCGCCGCGCGATTGACCGCGCATCGATAGGAACCATGGCAGCAGAGCGGGGCTAACTCCTCGCAAGCGCTTTTCCATCAAGTCGATAAGCCGCCTCCGGGCGGCTTTTTCTTTGCCCGGAGGCCCTATGAGGCTGCTGTTCTGGCTCTCGCTGGCCCTGATCGTGGGGCCGGGCGCTAAACCCGCATGGGCGCATAGCTGGTACCCGGCTTCCTGTTGCTCTGGGGTCGACTGCGCGCCAGTCAGCCCGAGCGCCGTCCGAGAGAGCGCCGGGGGATATGTCGTCACCGTCGCTCCCGGCTCGCACCCAATGTGGCGCAACGACCGTCCCGCGCCCCTAGTCGTCCGCATCTCCCGCAGGCCGAGCGAAGCCTTGGCCGACGACGTGCCACTGTGCGCCGTCTGCGACGACGTCCGGTACGCCAATGAGGCGACGGCAGTCCGTGCGCTCGGTGGTCGAGCGGTGATGCTGCTGCGGCGCGGTGCGGGCTCGAAGAGTGGCTTCGGCTACCAGGGAGTATTTTGACGCCGCTCGTCAGAGTAGACGAGCCTTGAACCTGCCTGCGGGATGATATGCGGTTTTACCAGCATTATTCGCCAGCCGGCACTGGCTTGTGGGTCAGCCAATTTGTTATAGCAAACACATCACCAAGGCGGCACTTGCCGACAGGATGGCTATATTTTGAGCAATGCATTCTCGGATGGCAACCCGGTTCAGGAGCTGATCGTATTCCTGGCGGTGGTTATGCTGGGCATCTGCTTTATAAATTTGTTGCGCCGAAGTGGTGCGCCTGACGCGCGCTCGCTGATGGCTCTTGCCAGCTTTCTGCGAAGAAAGCGGGCGTTCCCAGAGCATGATTTTACTTCAGATTTTGCGATGGTGGATCTCGCGCGAATCGCCGTCGGCCTCTTAGCGACGATCCGGTATGGCGAAATCTTCATCAGCGGCTGGATGGTTGGGAGTGCTTCAACCGCGGCGCTGGCCGGCGTGATGGTGCTGATGGCGCTATGCGTGCTGTTCGGTTTCATGACGCCGCTTGCAGTCTTCCTGCTCATGTCGACGTCAAACATTCTCGTCGATAACCTCCTCGGTGCATCCACGCTCGGCACGATGGTCATGTCGATCGTCCTGCTCCTGCTCCTGCTCGCACCGGCTGGCCGGCGTATATCGGCGGATAGCTTACTCGTCGCGCGGCACGGATTACTCGCCAGGACTGTCTTATTGCAATGGCGGATTACAGGCGATCCAAGCAGTGACCGCCTCGTCATTGCAAAAATTGCCGCGATTTTTGCGTATTACTGCGTGTGCATTTATTCGGTCACGTGGCACCTTCAAGACGAGGCTTGGCTTTCAGGCATGGTCATTGCCCGGGTCATGCTCTCGCCCGTATCAAACCCGGAACTTAACGAACAAGTATGGCGCCTGTATCAATTCAGCCCGTGGCTCGTCGTGAGCCTAAGCCGAATTTCAATCTATGGCATGTTTGCGTGGTATATCTTGGTCTTGCCTGGATTATTGATGGGTAAGGTGGTCCGTGCATTCGTGATCTGGTGGGGGCTTGCCTTTTTCCTGATCAGTACATTCGTTCTGCCACTTAGATTCTTAGGGTGGTATGAACTTGTTTTCTGGTTTGTGCTCTTCTTCCCTGCCCAATGGCTTGTCGGACGCAAACCGCTTTCGCTCGCTATTCTGTTTGATGATCGATGCAATCTTTGCGATCGCACGGTGCGCTTTCTTGCGTTGATCGATATTTTTGGGCAATGCGAATTTCGTCCCATCAGGCGCAATACGTCCTTTGCGGCTGAACACGGCGTGACTCTCGCCGAGGGTTTGACCGACCTTGTCGGTATCGATCTTCATAGCGGCCGCCGCTACGACGGGTACGAACTTTATCTCAGGCTGGTTCGGCGCCTGCCGCTGTTATGGCCGGCCCTGATCCCGCTCGAGCTTGGTCGGCGGCTGTGGATCGGTCCGTGGCTCTATCGCCTTGTTGCTGATCGCCGCATTGCCATGTTTGGCATTTGCACCACATCGGCAATTCCTGACCGTTTCACCGCTGCTCGCCAGTCAGTTTCGACAGCCGATCAAACTCGAACCTGGCCCGTTATGATATCGAGCCTGCTGGTGGCATTGGCGGCGCTATCGCTAGCTTTCCTCGTGCGGCTTCCGGTAGCCGGTTCCGACGACAATCCGAGCTTCTTGTCGCGCCTTTCTCGGACGGTGATAGGTTCGGCTCCATTGGGGTTCGGTGTTGGGAAGATTAATGTTTTCAACGAAAGCGATTTGCGCCTGTTTAGGACGAGCATATCGTTTCAATTCACTGATCGGAATCATCGAATTATCGATGTACCTGAAACTTTGACCTCGGTCGAAAGCTTCACTGACAGAGAGGGGTATCAGCTCGTTGCGTATCTGAGGGCGATGTCGAGGGCAAATATTGGCTGCGATTCGAAGTATCTTTCTAGATTGGGTGAAATATATAGCGAATCTACGTTCGCTCGTGCGGTTAATTTTCACGCAGAACTTGCGGTTATTTCATTTATTCTGAATCCATGGCCTAGCAATGATGACCTTCTTAACTATCGATCGGTGTCTTCCGTTAAAAAATTGCTGTGCCGAAGCGTGTTCGAGTTGCCGACGGGTAATCTGGTATCTCTCGAATTCGATCAGGCGGGTGTCAACAAGGCACTAAAGAGGGCCAATCTGCCTCGTGTCTTTTCCGCTTCCGGAATGTCGCTGGCGTTGTCCTATCCGTGCCGGGCTGATGCCGCCTGGATCAATACGGTGGTCGAGACGGATCGGCGCTTCGTTAGAAATCGGGCGCTGGTGGCTGCGGCGCTTGAGCTCATACCGGAACGCTATGGCGAGTTCGAACTCGCCTGTGCTGCGCGCGTCTATGCCGTGGTG is drawn from Bosea sp. Tri-49 and contains these coding sequences:
- a CDS encoding acyl-CoA thioesterase, which produces MTEPGVNPAEEPCGTLTVRTIAMPADTNANGDIFGGWVMSRMDQAGGIAGVERAQGRVVTVAVEAMTFIRPVKVGDVLSVYTSVKSVGRTSMKIQVEAWAKRFRTTLHEKVTDASFTFVAIDDDGRPRPVPPLPAG
- a CDS encoding methyl-accepting chemotaxis protein: MSKTEKPARQKASRVGIAARIYAALGVLTVLTIAASLVAWFSYGRVGSTVADMVERKMPVVELALELSQAATASTALAPRFMEVQTVRERAALTGEFDKVEARQFDLVRKIGEQGNVDNKKAQSALDNLSRQINDINDLTGERLRVASESAAALEKLGKAYDAFVKAASGEAEQAKFAVTFGLDDLAVLSGEALTGAVKTLMDRDFAIFDLARTLQANVNEMVGVLREIAQINDKEKLGLARERFNGIAYRLRTLLADAEKITSNKARASTVEALIAVGEGTEGLVDIRNRDITTREGIARGLKEVDQAAAQLRREVDALVQGARGEAQAAVVSTQALIETSKLWLGIIGLGSLVVALALALFYVRRQIVGRLNRLWAATRAIADGQLETQVETKGNDEIADISKSVLLFRDNAVALRAAELAKVEDEERAREQRQQMMAELGEAFGVVVAAAAQGDFSRRVDANFADAELNALAGSVNELLETVQAGLSETCEVLGHLSDGRLVARVEGRYQGAFAELKNGTNSLAGEFESTLARLSETVSAVRSATSEILDGVTDLAERTSEESNAVSVATNQLGAFASNVQKTAKDAAQAVGMAQSAEERAQQGEQVVASALEAMHRIRVSSSKISEVISMIDEIAFQTNLLALNAAVEAARAGDAGKGFAVVASEVRSLAKRSADASNDVKKLVEAAHGDVKVGVGLVEQSSAVFGSILTSVNDLSALMNGISQTARGQATDVSTINREIDGIGTMAHQNAALVEETNAALALTDEQTRSLTEHISRFSFREGGAAEHEHEQARAA
- a CDS encoding twin-arginine translocation pathway signal, producing MTVTIIHPNRRILLLGAAAAGVVGLLPRHLASASAQTGAHAPTETMRGGANNYIPNAPLVENLGTGFVASGLVRKAGSGEPLRNLRIQIWAATDRGGEREPSNRGSVMTDANGRYRFDISPIVPQFGQPHIHIAYDDPGFATLFLRPVLNSRHDKSMAVDFVLAPPAGNAGKSS
- a CDS encoding ferric reductase-like transmembrane domain-containing protein is translated as MPASRADKGRRSIAWLAIAAVATIPVVAAGLSPLQRGRELLWVIGGMAGVVALSLLFVQPLLTATAPVLLPAARGLRWHRWGGIAIVAAVALHIGALYAYSPEDVMDALLLVAPTPFSLYGVISLWCLVLTAILAATRRHLRFSHRNWRIAHSVLAVAIVSAGAVHAVLIEGAMEDISKLAICIAALAATTVGALEINVLGPLRRRRNLLRA
- a CDS encoding tyrosine-type recombinase/integrase, with amino-acid sequence MYTGLRRGDACQLGRQHVRNGIITIKTEKTGETVVIPVLQPLKDSIAAAPTGDLTYIIGEHGRGFTKESFGNWFGDVCRKTNVKGSAHGLRKAGATRAAEQGASESELEAIFGWRGGRMASLYTRKANRERLAKHAASKLLPGQD
- a CDS encoding acyltransferase family protein, producing MRGLACLLVIFLHVVIAPLPLSPGSWFDLARFRIQPFLIGGVDLFFILSGFLIAGILMDSRSSPNYFRSFWLARASRIFPVYYLMIAFSLVMNWVNANYPSVTAHLVGHATLSIWYYVAFVQNFALALLPGGRASLGVTWSLAIEEQFYLVLPFLVLLFRRRALVALAIGIILATPVIRAWVVQSVNWNAGYIITVCRLDALMMGFLVACIVRHDRSLDLARRAQWSLNWLAVFLIVLQLADFWGAVGQILERSGNSTVALVLICAQYPLINLAMACLLLNVFTREAGPLRWVFKTKILMTAGLVSYGAYMYHQVVNNALWGLLYGTGPSFKGWHHIYMPVLVLMITAVISWLSLRYFEMPVRRWAKERRAIDRASIGTMAAERG
- a CDS encoding thiol-disulfide oxidoreductase DCC family protein, translated to MSNAFSDGNPVQELIVFLAVVMLGICFINLLRRSGAPDARSLMALASFLRRKRAFPEHDFTSDFAMVDLARIAVGLLATIRYGEIFISGWMVGSASTAALAGVMVLMALCVLFGFMTPLAVFLLMSTSNILVDNLLGASTLGTMVMSIVLLLLLLAPAGRRISADSLLVARHGLLARTVLLQWRITGDPSSDRLVIAKIAAIFAYYCVCIYSVTWHLQDEAWLSGMVIARVMLSPVSNPELNEQVWRLYQFSPWLVVSLSRISIYGMFAWYILVLPGLLMGKVVRAFVIWWGLAFFLISTFVLPLRFLGWYELVFWFVLFFPAQWLVGRKPLSLAILFDDRCNLCDRTVRFLALIDIFGQCEFRPIRRNTSFAAEHGVTLAEGLTDLVGIDLHSGRRYDGYELYLRLVRRLPLLWPALIPLELGRRLWIGPWLYRLVADRRIAMFGICTTSAIPDRFTAARQSVSTADQTRTWPVMISSLLVALAALSLAFLVRLPVAGSDDNPSFLSRLSRTVIGSAPLGFGVGKINVFNESDLRLFRTSISFQFTDRNHRIIDVPETLTSVESFTDREGYQLVAYLRAMSRANIGCDSKYLSRLGEIYSESTFARAVNFHAELAVISFILNPWPSNDDLLNYRSVSSVKKLLCRSVFELPTGNLVSLEFDQAGVNKALKRANLPRVFSASGMSLALSYPCRADAAWINTVVETDRRFVRNRALVAAALELIPERYGEFELACAARVYAVVEREPRLADPTVLRGNPASCTAGLALLREFQSIDAGLGSLKPEIDATLAAAEGAEAAGNWATCVAAAATGRARLWAAMLTTQSSTGSLSPLEMAQADLDEALKRADLPRVFSASGMSLASTYPCRADAAWINTVVETDQRFVTNQALVAAALDLIPERHGEFELACAARIYAVVEREPRLTDPAVLIGNPASCRAGLALLREFQSIDAGLGKLKPELDANLTAAEGAEAAGNWSICVAATATGRARLWAAMLTTHSK